Genomic segment of Iocasia fonsfrigidae:
CTATAGAAGCTGCCCGTGCTGGTAATGCCGGTAAAGGCTTTAGTGTGGTTGCCGAAGAGATCAGGCAGTTAGCAGAGGAATCTTCAGGTGCAACAGAACAAATTGCTGTTTTAATTTCTAAGATTCAAAAAGGTGTAAATAATGCTATAGCTGAGATGGATAATAATATAGAGGCTGTAGATAATAGTGTTAAAGCCATAGATGATACAGGGGATGTCTTTAATGAAATTGAACGAGAAGCATTGAACCTCAAAGAGCTAATTAATGAAATAGTTCAGAACAGCCAGGCAATGGCAGAGGATAGTAAGCAGGTGGAAGAAGCTATTAATGATATTACTGAACTGAGTGAACAATTTGCTAGCAACTCTGAAGAGGTAGCAGCCTCCAGTGAAGAACAGATAGCAGCTACTGAAGAGATAGTAGATGGAGCTAAAGACCTGAATGACATGTCAGAGGAATTAACCCGCTCTATCGACCAGTTCAAATTAAAATAATATAATATAGTAATTGTATGACATGGAGACGGTTTGTTTGACACATTATTATGTCAAACGAACCGTTCTTTTTTTGTGTAAATAACTTTAGAGGCCGACCAATATATTTACTTACCTTGTCGTATACTACGGCGTCCATGCCTCCAGACAATTTCTAGAGTCGTCCAGTAAATATATTGGTCTGATTTATGATAAATAGTTAACTTTGTGTAAAAAGTGGTTCTAAGAAAACACTAATGATTGTTGATTAAGTCTGGATGGCGAAGTTACTTTTTTCTGGCAGCAAATAGTGTAATTTAGTCAGGGTCAATGGCCTGAATGATTTTGATTATCTGTTGAATAGATTTAGGTGAGAGGTCTTTGGTTTTTTCAAAAAGGAGCTGGAGGTCTTTTCGTTCAGAGACTTTAGTAAGGCAGTTAGCAAGTTCCGGATTTATCTGGTAGGTATTGCGCTCTGTGGTTTCTTCTAATAGGTAACTGATAGAAACTTCAAATATTTTAGCTAGTTTTTGGATTGTTTTTATGTCTGGTGTATTAATATTGTTTTCATATTGTGAGATTGTTGATTTGGCTACATTTATTTTTTGACCCAGTTCAGTCTGGGTCATATTTTTTTCTTTTCTTAGTTTGCGGATCATATTTCCTAGTGACATATTGTTTCTCTCCTTTAAATGTTCATAATCTGTGAACTGCTTTTATTATAACATAGATAGGTTTAGAGAATAATATTATGAGTTAAAAGTTCATAAAAAAAATACAAAACCATGGAAATACTTGACAAAAATACAAAAAATAAATATAATATAGTAAAAATGTTCATATAAGGTGAACAAGGAGCTGGTCCCCATTAATTTAGCAAAACTTAAAAAGCTAAGGGTAGAAAAGGGTTTTACTCAACAGGAGATGGCTGAAAAGTTAGGCTATAAAGGGAAGAGTGGTTACTGTCAGTTAGAAAATGGCACTGTTAAAATGACCCTGGAGCAGGCCAAAAAAATAGCTGAAATATTGGGAGATGATATTGAAAAAATATTTTTTTAACTAAATATCTAAGATGTTTGTAAGGGATATATTTAAAGTAGAAAGGGGTAAAAAAAATGGGATTTATCGGAGAATTAGTAAAGGAAGAAATAGATAAGACACCTGGCATGGATGAGGATAAACTTAGTAATCTCCTGGGTCTTGAGCACCTGGAGTTTTTAGAATATATTAATGGGGATAGAATACTGCCTGATGAGTTGCTAATTGAAATAGCGGTGATATTAGACAGCAGTTTATTACAGTGTTTTGTTGCAGGAGCTATTGCTGGGTTTATGTCTTTTAATCAAGATAAGGCTGATTTTTATATAACAGCTAAAAACTCTATAAATCATCTTGAAAAAACTATGGGGCTTACTAAAAGGGTTTTGCGTTTTACCCATAATAAAAATTCTATAGCTGACCTTAGTAGAGAGGAAGTAATGCTTTATAGGCAGATGATTAATATGCTCAAAGATACAGGACATTTCTGTAAAGTGTTACAGCTTGCAGTAGAGAAGATGGATAAAAATTTCAGTAATGAAACAGGAAATAAAAGCAGTAATATAGATTATATTTCAAATAAGTTTAAAAAATATAAGACGGCAGCCGGGATATTATGTACAGCAGATAAGAAATAATTTTAATCTAGTATGATTTTTAGAGCTGGCTATTTAATTGAAAGAGAATCTATTATATTATATAAAGAAAGAGGAAGAACAATAAGAATAAGACACAGGGGGATAATAGTAGATGGAAAATCCTAGAATAAATATAAATCTAACACAGATAAGAGAAAATGCAGAGAGGGTATTTGAAAATTGTAGGAATAATAATATATCACTTACCGGGGTTGTCAAAGTAGGGGCTGGGGATATTAAACTTGCTCAGTCTTTTATTAATGGAGGTATTAAGAGTCTGGGAGATTCCCGATTGGATAATATTCGCAATCTGCGCAGGAGTGGTTATCAGGGGGAAACAGTACTTTTGAGACTTCCTCAACTGGCAGAGGTGACTGAGGTAATTAATTATGCTGACCTTAGTCTAGTAAGTGAGGTAGTAACAGTAAAGGCCCTATCAGAGGCTGCTGTTAAGGTGTGTAAGCGACATGGTATTATAGTAATGATAGATGTTGGCGACCTGCGTGAGGGTATTTTGCCTGATCAAATAAAGGATTTTTTCAGAGAAATAGTTAATTTACCGATGTTAGATATCAGGGGAATCGGAACAAATGTAGGCTGTTATGCTGGTGTATTACCTACTATCAGCAACACAGAGATACTTGTTGAACTGGCTGAAGAATTAAGGGATTATTACAGCCTTGAACTGCCGCTTATTTCAGGGGGGAATACGGCTACTACTAGACTCCTTAGTGATAATACCCTACCTGAAGGGATAAATCACCTGAGAATAGGTGAAGCAATCTTACAGGGTACAGATATTACCAACCAGCGAATTATTAAAGACTTACAGCAGAATAATTTTACTATGACAGCCTCAATTATTGAACTCAAAGATAAACCCTCTGCACCTACGGGAGAGGTGGGCTATGATGCCTTTGGAAACATACCTGTTTATGAAGATAGGGGAGTAAGAAAAAGGGCTATTCTGGCAGTAGGCAGACAGGATGTTAAGTTAGATGGTCTTATCCCTGTTGATGAAGGAATAAAAGTATTGGGGGCCAGTAGTGATCATTTACTGGTAGATGTGACAGATAAAAAAGGTTGTTTATCTACTGGTGATGAGTTGGAATTTTATTTAGATTATGGTGCTATACTAAGATTGATGACTTCACCATATGTCTATAAGAATTATATTATGTTTTAGCTTTATAAACAGCTTTACCACCTACATAAGTACCCAGGATTGTTATATCCTTTATTTTTTCCCTGTCAAGATGAAAAATATCTTCTGAAAGGACAGTAAAATCTGCCAGTTTGCCTATTTCAAGGGTTCCTTTAATACCTTCTTCAAAGGACTGATAGGCAGGGTTAACTGTAAAGATTTTAACAGCATCATAGACTGATAGTTGTTCTGCTGGGTGCCAGCCGCCCTGGGGGTTACCTGCTAAATCATGACGGGTTACGGCAGCATAGATGCCATAAAGAGGGTTAAAGGGTTCGATAGGGGCGTCAGAACTACCACATATTTTAATTCCACTCTGTTGCATTGACTGCCAGGCATAGCTGTGGAAAGACCTATCAGTTCCAACTCTGTCCTCAATGATTGGCCAGTCTGTTGCCAGGAAAATAGGTTGTACAGCAGCAATCACTTTATTTCGGGCCATCTTTTGGTATATTGAGGGACTGCCTAGCTGGGCATGAACGATAATGGGTCTGGGGTTATTAATGGTTTTTATCCGGCTAAAGGAATTGGCAGCCATTTCAACTGCAGCATCTCCAATGGCATGAACTGCAACTTGACAGTCTTCTTTATAGGCAGTAGATACCAGTCTATTTAGATCAGTCTGACTTAATAAAAGGTCTCCTTTAGTACTTTTGTTAAAATAAGGTTGGCGTAGGGCGGCGGTACAGGCCCCCAGTGAGCCGTCAGCTATTATTTTAATAGGCCCGTATTTAAAGAAAATGTTTCCTCTACCTGTTTTAATACCCTGTCTACTGAATTTAATTATCTCTTCTGCCTGGTTAACTCTTAATTGAAGGTTGATTCTGAGAGGTAGTTTGTTTTCTTCAGCAAGTTCCTGGTAGGCTTGTAAGATTATTGAGGGGTCTTTTATATTAAGGAAATCATCAGTCTGGAGGGAGCTAAGTCCTGTTCTGGCAGCTGCTTCAAAACCCTGTTGTAGTAATTCTTTGGTCTGTTTAATATTTTTTTGTGGTATTTTATTTTCTACCAGGTCAATGGCATCATCATACAAAACACCTGTAGGACTGCCCTGGTTGTCACGTTCTATTTTGCCTCCGGCTGGATCCGGGGTCTTTTTATCAATCTGGCAGATTTCCAGGGCTCTGGTGTTTACCAGTGCTACATGATAACAGGCCCTTTTCAGTATTAACGGGTTTTCAGGGGCTATTAGATCAAGTTCTTCTTTTTCTGGTAAGCCTGGTGTAGTAAAGTCTTTATCATTCCAGCCACTTCCCTCAATCCACTTGCCTGGTACTATATTTCTATCCTTAATATAATTTTTAATTCTCCTGGAGATATCTTCTATTCCAGTGACAGCATTTAGTCTTATCTTACTATTTGATAAGGCATATTGATAAATGTGGAGATGGGCATCATTAAAACCAGGAATCACTGTCTTTTCTCTTAGGTCAACAACCCTACATTTATTATTTAGATATTTTCCCATTATGTATTGCTCAGTTCCCAGGTCAAGAATATAGTCATCTTTAACTACCATTGCCTGCAGGGGATTATTTACAGTTTCCTGGTTTTTCATAGTATAGATTTTGCCGTTTCTAAAGATCGTTTTCATAATTAAGCCCATCCTCTCATTGCAAATATTATTTGCAAAGCCTTTTTAGTATGTAGCTATATTATATTATAAAAGCATTTTCCTGACAAATAGTTAATAATTAATCTTAGCTTATTTAAAGGTGCATAATTAACAGCTGAAATGATTAAAATAAAAGTGGAGGTGGTGCCCTGGAGTGGCACGAATAATGTCAGATAGAACCAAATATGAATTGGCTGAAGAGCTTGGATTTGGGCACAAGGTCAAAGATGGTGACTGGGGCAATATAACCACCCGTGAAGCCGGGCTGCTTGTCAAGGCTGCTGTAGCTAAAGCAGAGGAGATGATGGCCCACAGTAACAGGCAGTAGGGTTTTTTTCCTACTGCCTGTTACTCTTATAGATCTAGATAATGTTGCCAAGTTTTGAGATTGGCAAATGTATTTACTTAACTTAGGAATTGCCTTTTAGCCAGTCTTTTTCCCGCTTCGCTTAAGTAAAGTTTATCTATTACCCGGATAATTTCCTCTTTATTTTTGGCTGATAGGTCATATTCATCTGGTAAATTAACCAGCCAGTCAGCATCATACAATATCTTAAAATTATTGCTATTAAACTTCCCGGGGGAATGATGGTTCCCAATGATTTCACAGACTTCCTTGATGATTAATTCTTCAATTGGAAAACGGTTTAAGATATCCCTGGCGACAGGAGGCCCTTCAATTTCCTGGTATTTAGGAGCCGAACTGTTGTATTTCTTTTCTGCATTTTTAATCCCTATATCATGCAGAATAGCCGAATAGATAATAACTTCTTGATTTATATCTTTTTCCTGGTGTAGGGAGATTAATTTCTCTGCATAACTGGTTACTTTCAGGGCATGCTGAATTCTTTTGTGATCATCACCAAAGTAGTTCTTCATTTCATTGATAATTTCTTTTTTATACATATTTTCACCTCTCTTTTAGGTCATAAAATAATCTATAGAGAAATTATATCAATTACAGTAAAAAAAATAAAGAAAATTTTGCCCTAGGACAGATGGATTTTCTGGACGGTGATTACAGTAGATAGTATGGTTTATTAAACTGGTTCAGTTAATGGCTGCCCTGGTTGTAGCCTCAATTCCAGTTATTATAGTATATCTAATTTCCTCTAAACAGGTAGTACAGGGGATGACAGCAGGGGCTGTCAAAGGATAAATTGAAAGCAATTTAGACATATGGATTTTCTGAACCTTCACTTACCCTGATAAAGTCAATAATCAGTGCAATCTGAATGGCCAGTAGTAATTGGTCAAGTATGGTTCCCAGGAAGGCGGTACGGCAGACAGATGCATCAATTATACACTCACCTACAGATGGTGTTCTGGTTAATTCCTCTGTTGCCCCTACCAGGAGGCGGTAAGAGTCGGTTAATAAAGTGAATTTCTCTATTAATGAATCTATATCACCCAGTATAATGTCATCAAAACCAAAACCATTAGGCATATTGAGCCCTCCTTAAGACAGTTTATATAGTATATTCACAAAGCTTTCTTTTTGATAGTAATTTTATTTATAGTTATTTATAGACTAGGAAGTAAAGAGGATTCATTTTAATTCTTGCAAAATATGGGTATTGTATATATAATGTTAAAAGAAAGCTGACTGCATTACATAAGAGTTATTTAAATTAAAAATAGGAGGCGGTTTAATGGCTAAGAGGTTTAATGACAACGAGTGGACAAATAAAATGAGAATAAAACTGGATGTTAATAATATGTTTGCCGAAAGGGTTGGCCCTGAACATGGCTTTACAAGGGAAGAGATAACAGCCTTGTCAGATAAGGTAGAAGAGGCCCATAATAATATTAAACAGGCTAAACCAGGTTTTATGGATCTTCCGTATGAACAGACTGAAATTGTCAGAGAGATTAAAGAATTTGCAGCTAAAAAACAGGGTGAGTTTGATAATTTTGTTGTATTGGGTATTGGGGGTTCTGCCCTTGGTAATATAGCCCTACAGACTGCTTTAAATGACCCTTATTATAATTACAGAAATGATAAAAGGGGTGGCTGCTGTCGTTTGTTTGTTCCGGATAATGTTGATCCTGTAAGATTCAAGAGCTTATTAGAGACACTTGATTTAAAGAAAACGGTTTTTAATGTTATCTCTAAATCAGGTGGTACTGCAGAAACCATGAGTCAGTATCTTATTGCTCGTAAGGCCGTTGCTGAAGTAGTAGGTGAAGATAAGGTAGAGAAACATTTTATTGCCACTACAAGTGCAAATTCAGGTTATCTTATTGAAATATCTAAGAGAGAGGATTTTAAGACCTTTTATATCCCTGATAATGTTGGAGGACGTTTTTCTGTATTAACACCTGTTGGTCTGGTATCAGCCGCCTTTTGCGGAATAGATATTGAGGAGTTACTAGCTGGTGCTGCCTATATGGATAAGCTCTGTCAGAGTAGTGACTTGTGGCAAAACCCGGCCTATCTTAATGGGGTATTACAATATATGTCTTATAAAGAAGGGAAACCTCTCTCTGTTATGATGCCATATGCACATGCCCTAAAGGACATGGCTGACTGGTACCGTCAGTTGTGGGCAGAATCACTAGGTAAGGAAGTTGATCGGGAGGGTAATGTTATTAATGTTGGGCCTACACCGATTAAGGCCCTGGGGGCTACTGATCAGCATTCCCAGGTTCAACTCTATACAGAAGGACCCTTTGATAAGGTTATTACCTTCCTGGAAGTAGAGGATTATGGGGTTGAGATTGAAATACCAGCTGTTTATCAGGATATTCAGGGGGTATCATATCTAGGTGGACATACCTTGAATGAACTGATTAGGACTGAAAAAAATGCTACTGAACTGGCCCTGAGCAAAAGAGGGCGTCTAAATTCAACTATTATACTCCCTGAGGTTAATGAGTTTACCATGGGGCAGCTGATATATATGCTTGAATTGCAGACTGCTCTGGTTGGTGAGTTGTTTAATATAAATGCTTTTAATCAACCTGGTGTGGAATTAGGCAAACATTATACCTATGGTGTACTGGGGCGCGAGGGTTATGATGATAAGAAACAGGAGTATGATGAGAGGCCTAAAAAAGATAAGGATTTAATTATATAATCTCCCTTTATAGGGAAAAATAAGTCAGTAGCCAAATCCCTGCTAAAAAGCAGGGATTTTATGATTGAAAATAAGCGGAGCCTACCTGAACTACCCTCTAATGATATTTAGGGGAAGACTCAGGAAAGAGGCACCTTATTTGTAGAATCATTTAGTTTGTAATATAGTAATAAAATGATATAATAATACTGTTGAGGGTTTTTTGATGACTTTAAAGACCGACAAATATATTTACTTCCCTTGTCGTGCACTACGGCGTCCTGCCTTCGTTTACTGTCGAGAAATTGTCCTCCGGCGTCCATGCCTCCAGACAATTTTTAGAGTCGTCCAGTAAATATATTGGTCTGTATTATGATAACAAGTTGACTTTGTGTAAGAAGAATTCCTATAGTAAAAATTAATAATTGTTGATTAAGTCTGGATGGCCGTTAGGCGGCTTGTTCTTTGATTATAACAATAGAGAAAGAGGAATAAAAAAAGAGGGGGGATTTAAATGAGGATAGTTAATGAAGTGGAGAGGTGGGGGAAGAGGTTTTATGAATTGACAGATGGTCAGGAGAGTTCTGTGGCAGAGGCTATTTTTGTTACTCGTAAACCTAGGTCACGAATAATGCTTGATGTCAAGATGGGCTTGGAAGATATTATCAGTAAGGGGAATCTTCTACAACATGAGGCCTTTATCAAGTATAAAAGTATTAGTATGATTAATGATGAATACTGTCTCTTAAAGGATGAACCAGGTATTTATCAACCACTGACTGCTTATCTCAGGGAGAAATCCCCCTCACTGGTACAGAGGGTAAAATGGGTTTTAACACTGGCAGAAGTTTTAAAAGAGGCTGAAGAGAAGGGTTGCAACTGGACAATACTGGGGTTGAAATCACTCCAGGTTGATAAAGATGGTGGATTAAAGGTCATTGATCCTGCTATAACCGGGCTTACCTGGCAGTACAGGGAGGATGAACAGCAGACTTATCCTGAAGAAGTCTATCAGGCAGTTGAGGTATATAAAGAAAAGAAGTGGGCTGAAGGGTCACATATTTATAATGCAGGTGTTATTATGTATTATTTGCTGACAGACAGGATGCCTTTTAATGCTGATGACAAATCAGACCTGGTTGACCAGATCTATAATTCTATACCAGTGGAACCCCGCTATCTTAGTTATCAGCTCTCAAAGCCTCTCAATGATTTTATTATGTCTACCCTGAAGAAAGACTTAAGTGAGAGGTTAGGGGACTGGGATAGTTTTATCAGCCAATTACGAAATTTAGAGGAAAAGGGGCTTTTAGAGGGTGACCTTAATCAGCTAAAAGAGAATCAAGAAAAGGCTTCTCAAATGATTAAAAAAAGGAAACACAGGCTTAGTGTTAGAAACTTCTGGCGGAAAAAGCGGGCAGTAATTACTGTTGTAGGTGGTTTGCTGGCTTTCTTTGTCCTGCTTGGTTTTATGGGGGGCAGTAGGGAACCTGTTGTAACAGAAGAGACTACCCCGAGTGAGGTTGTAGAGATTTTCTATCAGGGAATAGACCAGAAGGATATTTTCCTGGTTGAAGATACTAATATCAGTGATCTGGGAGAACTGGATAATCTTTTGAACAGGAATTATGTTATAGAAAGGGTCAGACAGGCCTATAGTATGGCAGATACAGAAGGCTTTTTCGGTATAACAGATTTAGAGATTACTAAACTTGCTGATCATCTCCAACCAGCCTTTGAAGTTGTATATCACTTATATATAAATAATCCAACAGATGAAACTAATGAGGATACTGGGGAACCAGTCATGGAAAAGATAATTATAGATATGAAAGACAGGGTATTACTGGGTAATGTAGAAGGCCGCTGGCAGATAGTAGAGCTTGAGGGTAGTATCCAGAGCCTGATCCAGGGTGAACTGGGTCTGGAATCATAGAAATTAATTTTAAAGGATTTAGGGATGATATCCAGAATATATATTAGTAACACAAATATTATATTCGTGTTACTAATATATAAAGGGGTTTTAGAAGATGGAAACAAAGAAGATTGTCTTTATGGGTATTTTTATTGCTTTAGGTCTGGTTATTCCAACGGCTTTTCATTACCTACTGCTTGG
This window contains:
- a CDS encoding helix-turn-helix domain-containing protein, whose translation is MSLGNMIRKLRKEKNMTQTELGQKINVAKSTISQYENNINTPDIKTIQKLAKIFEVSISYLLEETTERNTYQINPELANCLTKVSERKDLQLLFEKTKDLSPKSIQQIIKIIQAIDPD
- a CDS encoding protein kinase domain-containing protein — translated: MRIVNEVERWGKRFYELTDGQESSVAEAIFVTRKPRSRIMLDVKMGLEDIISKGNLLQHEAFIKYKSISMINDEYCLLKDEPGIYQPLTAYLREKSPSLVQRVKWVLTLAEVLKEAEEKGCNWTILGLKSLQVDKDGGLKVIDPAITGLTWQYREDEQQTYPEEVYQAVEVYKEKKWAEGSHIYNAGVIMYYLLTDRMPFNADDKSDLVDQIYNSIPVEPRYLSYQLSKPLNDFIMSTLKKDLSERLGDWDSFISQLRNLEEKGLLEGDLNQLKENQEKASQMIKKRKHRLSVRNFWRKKRAVITVVGGLLAFFVLLGFMGGSREPVVTEETTPSEVVEIFYQGIDQKDIFLVEDTNISDLGELDNLLNRNYVIERVRQAYSMADTEGFFGITDLEITKLADHLQPAFEVVYHLYINNPTDETNEDTGEPVMEKIIIDMKDRVLLGNVEGRWQIVELEGSIQSLIQGELGLES
- a CDS encoding helix-turn-helix transcriptional regulator, coding for MNKELVPINLAKLKKLRVEKGFTQQEMAEKLGYKGKSGYCQLENGTVKMTLEQAKKIAEILGDDIEKIFF
- a CDS encoding HD domain-containing protein, with product MYKKEIINEMKNYFGDDHKRIQHALKVTSYAEKLISLHQEKDINQEVIIYSAILHDIGIKNAEKKYNSSAPKYQEIEGPPVARDILNRFPIEELIIKEVCEIIGNHHSPGKFNSNNFKILYDADWLVNLPDEYDLSAKNKEEIIRVIDKLYLSEAGKRLAKRQFLS
- a CDS encoding amidohydrolase, coding for MKTIFRNGKIYTMKNQETVNNPLQAMVVKDDYILDLGTEQYIMGKYLNNKCRVVDLREKTVIPGFNDAHLHIYQYALSNSKIRLNAVTGIEDISRRIKNYIKDRNIVPGKWIEGSGWNDKDFTTPGLPEKEELDLIAPENPLILKRACYHVALVNTRALEICQIDKKTPDPAGGKIERDNQGSPTGVLYDDAIDLVENKIPQKNIKQTKELLQQGFEAAARTGLSSLQTDDFLNIKDPSIILQAYQELAEENKLPLRINLQLRVNQAEEIIKFSRQGIKTGRGNIFFKYGPIKIIADGSLGACTAALRQPYFNKSTKGDLLLSQTDLNRLVSTAYKEDCQVAVHAIGDAAVEMAANSFSRIKTINNPRPIIVHAQLGSPSIYQKMARNKVIAAVQPIFLATDWPIIEDRVGTDRSFHSYAWQSMQQSGIKICGSSDAPIEPFNPLYGIYAAVTRHDLAGNPQGGWHPAEQLSVYDAVKIFTVNPAYQSFEEGIKGTLEIGKLADFTVLSEDIFHLDREKIKDITILGTYVGGKAVYKAKT
- a CDS encoding glucose-6-phosphate isomerase (catalyzes the formation of D-fructose 6-phosphate from D-glucose 6-phosphate), producing MAKRFNDNEWTNKMRIKLDVNNMFAERVGPEHGFTREEITALSDKVEEAHNNIKQAKPGFMDLPYEQTEIVREIKEFAAKKQGEFDNFVVLGIGGSALGNIALQTALNDPYYNYRNDKRGGCCRLFVPDNVDPVRFKSLLETLDLKKTVFNVISKSGGTAETMSQYLIARKAVAEVVGEDKVEKHFIATTSANSGYLIEISKREDFKTFYIPDNVGGRFSVLTPVGLVSAAFCGIDIEELLAGAAYMDKLCQSSDLWQNPAYLNGVLQYMSYKEGKPLSVMMPYAHALKDMADWYRQLWAESLGKEVDREGNVINVGPTPIKALGATDQHSQVQLYTEGPFDKVITFLEVEDYGVEIEIPAVYQDIQGVSYLGGHTLNELIRTEKNATELALSKRGRLNSTIILPEVNEFTMGQLIYMLELQTALVGELFNINAFNQPGVELGKHYTYGVLGREGYDDKKQEYDERPKKDKDLII
- a CDS encoding alanine/ornithine racemase family PLP-dependent enzyme; the protein is MENPRININLTQIRENAERVFENCRNNNISLTGVVKVGAGDIKLAQSFINGGIKSLGDSRLDNIRNLRRSGYQGETVLLRLPQLAEVTEVINYADLSLVSEVVTVKALSEAAVKVCKRHGIIVMIDVGDLREGILPDQIKDFFREIVNLPMLDIRGIGTNVGCYAGVLPTISNTEILVELAEELRDYYSLELPLISGGNTATTRLLSDNTLPEGINHLRIGEAILQGTDITNQRIIKDLQQNNFTMTASIIELKDKPSAPTGEVGYDAFGNIPVYEDRGVRKRAILAVGRQDVKLDGLIPVDEGIKVLGASSDHLLVDVTDKKGCLSTGDELEFYLDYGAILRLMTSPYVYKNYIMF
- a CDS encoding small, acid-soluble spore protein, alpha/beta type, with product MARIMSDRTKYELAEELGFGHKVKDGDWGNITTREAGLLVKAAVAKAEEMMAHSNRQ